TGCCCGTTATCTTTGCTCGGCGTCAAATTCCGATGCTCGAGTCCGAGATTGAGACGATGCGGTATGCGACTACTCAATTGATCATTCTTGACGACCAGAAACTAAATGTTCGCTCGTTGCCAAGTATTTGGAACCATATCAACAGTTGGCGATGCCATGTGCCCGCAGGTTCTGATTTGGAATTGAGGTTGGCCACCGAATCAATCAATGGGGTTGGGTTCCCTGCAGACTACAAAGCCGTTGCCTTGCCCGACGGAGAGCATGTCATTCATTTAAAGTGTACGAAGGATGCCGCGGGGCACCACAGTAAAGTGTTCATTGATGACGAGTTGGTGTTACAACAACATCATCCTGTGACGTGGATCGAGTCCTATGGCAGTTCAAGTACTGGCAGCGTCTCACGTCAATCGAAGGCGTATCCATTGGACGTGCCGCTCAAGATCAAGGTACAACGTTACTCGCTCAAGCATCCGCTGAAAAAGTACGGATCGATGGACGTGCCCGATGTCTACGACAGTAAAGGGAATTGTCTCTGGATTTCGCCTGCGTCTACTGTTCCCACGCCATCGCCTCGGTTCTACCTGCCACAGGAGCGGCACGGGCACGAAGGCATCGGGCATCGCGAAGGGATCAAGGTGGTCCGAGCCCATCGATCGAACTTGGTTGGATTGATTGGCGTTGTGCCGTCGCTACGTTCGGTCATGGGGGACGACCTAGGAGGGTACCCGTATTGTCCGCTGGGCATCTCGGTCCGCCCTATCCTGGAGCGCGATGTGTCCGCTGCTGAAATCCCCGAAGCCCAAGCAAATCTTTCGGATGGGATTCCTGTTTCACTGCGGGAATCGATCGTCCCGCCCACGCAATACGACGAAAGCTATTCGCGTGAATTGATTAGCGAGAATGCGATTCAGCAAGATGGTACGACGATGCGGATCTTTGCGCACTTTAAACCTTTTCCATCGGGAGCCAAACCGATTGTGGAAATCATCTTTGATGCGGCCCACCCCGATCGGGTCGGCTTTCTGCCCCACGCCGCTCCTGATAGCCCGCCGCTGAAAGCGTGCCAATTGGTGACGCGTTTTGATGCAAAATTTCATTGGCGTGAAATCGAAATGTTGGCTGATACTCAGGACGCTTCCAGCGAGTTGAGCAATCTGTCGCGTGAACCACTCTCCGTATTCTATGCCGATATCGATTTTGCAACGCTTGCAGGTGACCGCGGAGCGGTTGCTGAACCGTTTGGATGGCGAAGGTTACCGGTGAATCGGCTGCCGCGAATCGCTGTGCCTGAAAGTCAACGCGAAATGACTCGATTAAGTTTGACGACGGATGTGGCCGACTCAACAAAGTTAGCGTACCCACCAGGACTGAGTCGTCATTGGCAATACGAAGGCATACCGAATCGGCAAGTTTGGTGGCTGCCAACCGCTGATGTCCAAAAGCAAGACGGAATCAAGGTCGAGATTCAGGGTGGAGCCGAATACCCGCAAACCACGCTCCCGATTCCCGGCGGCCCTGCGATTCAGAATGTTCGCATCACGGTGCCAATGCCGGCGAAGAGCCCCGTATGGCTAGAGATCGCCGCCGAGCCAGAAGTCAACTAGCGTCTACTCTCATCATAGGGACATAGCATTTTGTTGACTTGGTGTTTTGTACTCTCAGATTAGGGACATAGCACTTTGTCGTAGCACTTTGTCGGAGTAACTTCCTTCACCCTGATAGACTGGGCATTGGCAAATCGGCGAATCTTTGGCGAGGTTCGACTTCAATTTGATGCAATTCGCGTCTTCACTAACGCTGTGAAGCAAGAAAGTTAGTGACGGGGCGCAACATCATTTATCGGAGAGGACTATCCGCTCGCTGCAACAAAAAGAGAAAAAGGCAAGTACCCGCTAAGCCAGCGTGGTTAGTAGTTCGCGTGCCCGTCGCCGCAAATGATAGCGGCGGTGCGTGCGATGACTTCGCATCGAATCCACACACTCCGGTCGCCCGGCCACCGTGCAAAACAACTTGCCAAAGTCGGTGACTAATTCGCACCATGAGGCCGCGTCTAGTCCCAATCGCTTCAGTACCGGAGGCACGTTGGCAGGAGTCCGCCCACGTTTGCCCGGCGCCACCTGTCGAGCCGTCCAGTCGAGCATTTGAAGATAGTCTTCAAGCGACATCGCCAGAAAACCTTTGTCACTGCAACGCTGGCCAGATTCGCTCTCGCAGGGGCCGATCGGATCGGATTGCACATCGATCTTCAGCGGAGCAAGGAAGCGGTCCATTGCGTTGCTCTGAACCGTTGAGCTCGGTTCGTCCCCGCCGGTCACATCCTGCGGAGCAGTGGTGATTGCTCGGATTCGCCGCTGCACCGAAGTGTGATCGCTCTGTTCGAGCGTTTCGGCCATCGCAGCTCGAATCGGATTGAGGTCTACGTAGGCGGCGCAAGCCAGAAGCGACGCTTCGTCAGCAATCCGAGTCGCACGGAAGCGATCTTGGAAAAAATGTCCCGATTCTTCGTCCTCCTGGTTGGCCCGCATGGCGACACGTTGGCAGAGCAGTCGCATCCACCAACTGATGCTGCTGAGTCGCTTGCGAATCTCGCCGCATTTGTCCGGACATCCCGCGATCGACTGAATTTCGGGTTCTGTCGGCGGCATCGGCAACCCATCAGCACTGCGGCGATGCGGACAAATCATCATCCATCGCCGGGCCACCTCTTTGTCATTCCAAGTAGCAACCACATCCGGGCGAGAGCGAAGAATCAAGTGGAAATGTGTCGAGAGAATCGCGAAGCCTAGTAAATCTACGCCAAACGCGGCTGCAAATTGAATCAATCGCTGTTCAATCCAAACTTTGCGATGATCAAAGTTTTTTCCTGAGATTGGATCGTCGCCCATCAAGAAGCATCGCCGGACGGTGCGATTATAAGTGTGAGCGATCGCGATTTCATCGGGATCGAAGACTTCCGAGCGTGCCAAGCGGACCATCACACACCTCACCCAGATTGAAGGGACCAGCAACGTCACCAAAGGAATCCTTCCCCTCGTCGGACGCAAAGTCAACCCCCGAAAAACAAGCTATGTCCCCAGGCGGATGATGTCACCAGGAGATGGCTGTTGGGGGTTTGCTGGCTGCGGAATGGTTAGGTCACACCGCGAAGACCTTCTTCGACTTGCGGCAGATCGTCAAGCGATTCGAGTTCGAAGAGCGTCAAGAATCGCTCGGTCGGGTAATAGTGCGGGACCGCGCGGCCGCCTTCCTCAGGAATTTTACGTTCGATGCTGAGAAGTTGGCGACGCACAAGTTGGTTTAGCAGCGGACCACATTCACGGCCACGTTGGTCTTGAACCTTTTGAGCGGTAATGCCGGGTTGGTAGACAACAAGCGCCAAGACCTCGATCGCGGCTTGGGCGAGTTTTGCTTCGCGGATCTTGCCCAAAAATGATCGTTTGACATTCTCGACCTCCGGTGAGATCGTCATCCGGTAACCTTGGTCGTCGCGAACGATACGCAGCGCCTGGTCGGCTTCGCGATAAGACTGATTCAGCTTTGCGATCAACTCGACCACTTCTTCGGGAGTGACCTCACGCATCAACGAGGCGAGACGTTGCTCAGTAATCAGCTTGTTTTCAGGGTGCCCAATAAACAACGCCCCTTCGATGATGGCCTCGGGTGTTACTAGCTCGTCTTCTTCAGGCTCTGCCTCATCCTCGAGTGCCGCGTCGAGTTCGTCTTCGGACGATGCGTTCGCCGCGTCGGTGGCCTCTTCGCTGGGAGCAAAGGCTTCGGGATCATGCTTGGCCGCGGCTCGCGCATAGGCCGCTCCGAGATCATCCAGCGACAGTTCTTCGCCGTCGTCGTTCCACAGCTCGTCACCCGTTTCTGCCGCGTTATCATCCTCCGCATCATCATCCTCCGCATCATCATCCCCTCGCGTCCGGTGGTCACTGCCCGCGGCCTCGTCGCTGGTTTCTAGTTCGCCGTTCTCTATCTCTAGCTCATTGGTTTCTAGTTCATCGTTCGGTACTTCCGGTACTTCGCCCGCCAGCTGCGCATCATCTTCGGCTGGTTCGTCGACATCCTTGTTAGGGTCCACCATTGTGTTTCCTGTTGCAAGCCTGCGAGGGGAACTTCTTTTGGATTGAAGTGTATCAGTTCCGCGAGTGAAAGATCAAACCGCGATGGTCTCGGTCATTCCGGTTCGGTCGCTGGTGTCTTTCGCTGGAACGCTTTCGGCCGCGACTCGTGATTCGCCGGTGCGTTGCACAAAGATCCATAAGATGATGGTGACAAACAAAATCGAGACGATGGCCGCTGCCCCTTCCGTCAAAAGTACCGAACGCATTTTCCCGACCGGCGCCATGACTTTTGAAAGTCGGTACTGCACCAACACCAATAGATCGGTGGTCTCTTTGGGGATCTCGCTGCCGGGCGGATATTCAAGACTTTCGGGATCAGGCAATTCCACTCGCTGCATCGCGACGATCCAATCGCCGGCGTAGGGTTTGCCATCGACACAATTGGAAACGGGATCGCGGTAATCGACATCGCCTCCTTCCATTATCCGGTCGATCAATTTGGCATCGACTTGGAACTTTTCGCCTGCCAACGTTTCACCTGCTTCACGTCGCTGATCCATCAGGGGGTGTTGCAGCACCGTGCCCCGCATCGGGCCTTCGCGTGCTTCGATCAGCACGGCGATTTGGTTCGCTCCCTGTTCGCTTTGCAGCAATTGGAAATCACCGAGATTGATCGTGGCCACGAACACCGCGTCGGGACGAGAGTGGTCGTCGGTGAAATAAATCGGAGTGCTGACCGCAATTTTCCAAAGCCCGGTTGCCGTACTTTGAAAAGCAGCTGACAAATGAGCTCGTTGGAGCGGGGCGATGGTTTCAGGTGGAGTATCTGGATCGAGATCGTTCCGCCCACCATGGAAATAACCACGGAACGCAAAGTTACGCCCCGCACTGTTTTGGGATCGTGGAATAGTTTCGTCGTAGACGATTCCAATGATCGTTCCCATCGCATCGGTGATGAACATCGTCGCGAAACGTGGTCGACGCGACGAGGGAGATGGATCATCGTATCGCTGCAATCGTTCACTCAGCCAACGGTCGATTCTTAGCCGAGGTTCAGCGTCAAGGATCGCTTCGCGAGCAGCGATTTTCTCGGCCTTGCTGCTTCGCGAGGATCCAATGATCTCGCGTGCCGCTTTCATCTCGGGGTGGTTGAATGATTCTTGCAGTAGTTTGCGAAGTTCCTGACCGCGTGTTTCCGTTCGCGCGGCTTGAAAGTAACGTTCGATTTCGCTTTCCAGCGTGCGAGCGGCAAACTTGGCCGCCAATTGATTGCTGCCAAACGCTTCTTGGCGAAGCGCCTTGATCGTGCTCTGGCTTGCGTGCTCGACGCTGCGAGCTGCGAAGATCCCGGTTGCCAGCAAAACCAACAGCGGGCCGACGATTCCCAGCAACATCAGCGGGCGACGCGCATGGGTGCGTTCGCGACGATTGAGGTCCTGCAGGATTTGCTGCACATTCTCGTAACGATCAGCTGGATTCGGAGCGAGGCATCGGTTCACGATCCGGGCTAGCATGCGATCCACACCGCGGACCAAGAAATGGCCGTTAGGAGGCTCGCTTTTCTGAATGGCTTCGCGATACCGCTCGAGTCGTTTGGGAAGCGACCCGGCGGTATCAATTTCGTCGACGATGGTTTCGTCGCGATACGGCGGCGTTCCCGTCAGCAACCGATACAAGATGGCACCGGCGGCGTACACGTCCCACTGTGCATCGGGACTCGAGTTTAGATCGGCTTGCTCGGGAGCCATGTAAAACAGCGTTCCCAACGCCGGCGTCTGGTCATGCGACATCCGGCTTTGCCCAAAATCGGCCAAGCGGGGCTCGTTGTCGTCGCTGAGCAAAATGTTGGCGGGTTTCAGGTCACAGTGCAGCACCCCTTTGCCGTGGCAATGGTTCAGCCCCACCACGATTTTGCGGAACATGTCGACCGCTTCGGTTACGGGCATTTGGTGGTTATGTTCAAGGAAGTCTTCGAGCGATCCCCCGGTGACTAATTCCATCACGTAATAGGGTGGAACCGCGTCCCAACCGACCTCGAGCACTTGCACGACGTGGCGATCCGCGGAAAGTTGGACCAGATTTTTGACTTCGCGACTAAGTAGCGACCAATTGACACCTCCGCGGTGCAGATAGAATTTCACAGCCACGCTGCGTCCGGTGTTCAAATCGAGTCCGACCCAAACTTGGCCAAACGCCCCGGCGCCAAGAAATTGCTGCAGCCGATAGCCAGGAACTTCCGCGGGGGGCGTGGTAGCCTCTAGCGAGAGTTTTTGGCTGGCCGATTGGCCGCCTGCCGTCTGGTACTCCGTTCGATCCATGTTCACCCGTGTTTACCAACCAATGACATTCAATGACCCAAGACGATGATGGCTAACTTAGACGACGTTATTGTACCGGAGAATGTTCATATGGCTGCCGCCCAAACGTGGTGCCGCCGCAAGAACATGCCAATCACTCGAACCGGAAAAATTTTCTTCGCAAACCCGCGTCGTTTCACCCATTTTGCGATAACCGCGATGCCGCGGATCATTTCAGCGGTTCTGTGCGTGTGCGTCGTCTTATTTCCAATGTCCATCGCCGCCGGACAGTCGCCTGAATCGCCTGAATCGAACAAAAACGCTACGCTCGCTGCCCCCCCGGACGCTCCGCTGGACGGGCGTGACGGCCGAGAGCTTTTATTGCGGAATTTTCGTCCTCGCAGCCAGCTTCGTGTGCCGGCCCACCCCCGCACCCACGCGGCGTTTCCCGTGGTCGATGTGCACACTCACTTCTATTACAAGTTGCGGGGGAATTCACAGGCGATCGACGACTTTGTCCAGCTGATGGATCGCAATCAAATTGCCGTGTGTGTTTCGCTGGACGGCAAACTTGGCAGCCAGCTTGATGCTCACATGAAAGAACTGTGGACCGAACATCGCGATCGCTTTGTGATTTATGCCAACATCGATTGGCAGGGCGATGGCGCCGCCGAGGATCCTGCGAGCTGGGATTGTCATCGCCACGGGTTTGCACAGCGGACCAGCGAAAAACTGCGTGATGCCGTAACCAAAGGCGTCAGTGGGCTGAAAATATTCAAGCGATTTGGACTCGGTTACAAAAACCCCGACGGATCGCTGATCAAGATTGACGATCCACGCTGGGATCCAATCTGGCAGACGTGTGGCGAGCTGGGCATCCCGGTGATCATTCACACCGCCGATCCCGCCGCCTTTTTTGATCCCATCGACGAAACGAATGAACGTTGGGAAGAACTGAGCCGGCACCCGGATTGGAGTTTTTACGGTGACGAGTTCCCGTCGCGTGATTCGCTACTCGCCGATCGCAACCGTGTGATCGCACGGCATCCGCAAACCCAATTCATCGGCGCCCATATGGCGAACAATGCCGAAGACTTGGCGACCGTTGCAAAGTGGCTGGACACGTATCCCAATCTTTGGGTCGAGCCTTCGTCGCGGATTAACGAGCTGGGACGTCAACCGTATACCGCACGCGACTTCTTCCTGCGTTATGCCGATCGGATTCTGTTTGGGACCGATGGCCCGTGGCCCGAAGCGAGGCTTCGCTACTATTGGCGGTTCTTTGAGACCCGAGACGAGAACTTTCCGTACAGCGAGAAAGTGCCTCCCCCGCAAGGCATGTGGACGATCGATGGCATTGATCTGCCAGAGGACGTGCTCAAGAAAATTTATCATGAAAATGCCGCGAAATTGATCCCCGGAGTCGCAGAGCGGCTCGCCGCATTTCGCCGCAATCTCCCCAACCGTACCCCCGAAAAGTCTCGCAGTGAATAAGAAAGCACCATCAACGACACCGTCCTCAGGTCCTTCGTTCGCAATGATGTGTTGCGCCTACGGGGCCGAGAAAGCGGTCAAAGCATCGATCACGTCCGAAGGCTGGCGACTCGCGTTTTCGCGGCCTGGATTTGTCACGGCCAAACATGACGAATCCCGCACCCCGCCTAAAGGGATCTTTATCCGAACCTCGGCGTCATCGCTTGGACAAGCACGCGGAACCGATGGAGCATCGCTGATCAAAACGCTTCGCGAATTGCTCGAACAGCGTTATCCCGCGGAATTTCGCTTTGACCAATTGCATCTGTGGCCCAAAGATCGTGCCCCAATCGGTCGATTCGATTTTGAGCCAGGAATTGACGAGGTCTCCCGAGCGATTGCAGAGGAAATTTATGCAAAGATTGCAGCGGATTGGATTCGCTCGGACGCTCCGAACCGCGTCGCCCAGCCCGGCGAAAAAATTCTTGATGTCGTCTTGCTTGAACCGTCACATTGGTTCATCGGCACGCACGAAGCCGAGACATGGCCAACACGTTGGCCCGGAGGAATCCAGCCCATCGATTTGGCCGAAGAACCGGTTTCGCGTGCCTATTACAAAGCCGCCGAAGCGATCCAGTGGAGTGGGTTTGAGATGCAGCGAGGTGATCTTGCCGTCGAGATCGGGTCAGCGCCCGGCGGCGCCTGCGGTCGTCTGCTTGAATTAGGCATGGATGTGATCGGGATCGATCCAGCCGAGATGGATCCGCGAATCGCCCAGCACCCTCGTTTTCGCCACATCGTCGCCCGCGCTGATGATTTGCCTCGCCGCGAGTTCCGTGGCGCGAAATGGATGCTGGTCGATTCCAGTGTCACGCCAAACCAAACGTTGGCGACCGTCGCCAATATCGTCACCAATCGCAACAGCAATTTTCGCGGTCTATTGATCACGTTAAAGCTGGGGGACTATGACGCTGCCGAGCGAATCGAAGCGTGGCGAAGGAAGGTCGAGTCCTGGGGAGCGACCGATGTTCAAATTCGCCAACTCGCTCGCAATCGCTGCGAAGTCTGTTTCGCGGTGCGGTTGCCAGGACGACATTCGTCATGATGAAACGAAAACCTCCCGCTGCGATGCTGGTGTCGCAGCGGGAGGTTGATTCAACGTTGGGCTTCAATCGAATGCGGGTTACAGCCGAATGCGATTACGAGCCGAGTTCGACATCGATCTTCGCTTCGTTGGCAGCTTCACGCAATTTCATCAACGCACGGACTTCGAGTTGACGAATACGTTCCTTCGTCACACCCATCTCGTCGCCAACCTCCTTTAGCGTGAGCGGTTCGTTGCCACGGCCGAGGCCGAAGCGAGCGGTGATGATTTTCTGTTCGCGTTCATCCAAGCGGTCCAAGATTTTTGACAGCTCACGTTGTCGTGAACGCTGCACGGTTTCTTCGGCATAAGGATCAAGTCGATCGTCCTGACGCGACAGGAACAATTCTTCGGTCGTCGTGCGGAATCGATCGCGATGTTTGAACTCGCTTGGAATCGTACGAGCAAAGTTCTTCATGATGGCCCACGAAGCGTACGTGCTAAATTTGTTGCCACGTGAGTAATCAAATTTTTCCACCGCCCGAATCAGCGACATATTGCCATCGCTGATCAAAGCGAAAAAGTCATCGCTGCTGGCAACGTGACGCTTGGCGATCGAAACGACCAAACGCAGGTTGCTTTGCACGATCTTGTTCTTCACTTTGACCGCTTCTTCGTACAGCGAATCAATTTGGTCCATGATCGCCGTACGCGATGCACCGGCCGTTTCGAGACTGTCTCGCAATCGGCTCGCCTTGTGCTTCAAGTAGTTCATTTTGCGGAACAAGTGGTATTCTTGTTCACGATTCAGTAGCGGCACGTCGTACAACGCGGCCAAGTAGCTTGGCAATCCGCTGGGCACACGCACTTTGCGTGGCGGCGTGGTGGCTTCAGGAAGCGGAGCCAAAATTTCGGCTTCGCGGGCTTCGAGAATTCGTGCTGGTGCGTCAAAGTCTTCGTTGTACATGTAGTCCAACGGCAACTCCATCACGTGCTGCATCCGCATGTCCAACAAGATCCGCTGGATACTTGAACGCGTGCGTTTGAATCGCTTGCACAACTGGGACACCGAAGCGCCCTGCGTCGCCAATTTGAAAATGGCGCGTTTGTCGTCGTCGGTCAACGTCGCACGATGGTTGGGGAAGATCGCCAGCGACTGGTGATCGGCATCAAAATTCTTCAGCGTGTAACGAATCGTTTCCGGGCTGCGATTCATTTGCTCGGACAATTGCCGGGTGACGTCGGACAGACTCGCTCCGCCTTCGACCAATTGGCGGGCGCGTTCGACCATCTCGCTCTTTTCGTCATCACTGAGCTGGCTAAAGCGTTCGCCGCGACGGATTTTTTCGCGGTTATTGGCAATGAACGCCTCGACGCTGCTGTGCAGGAATCCAACGCGTTTTCGTCCGCCGAAAAGCAGTCGGCGGCTGACCAAACCGGCATCACGCCAACGGCTGATGGTCTTGGTGGAAACACTGAACAAACGGCTCAGGTCATCGACGGTGTGAACCGGTTCACTGAACTCGTTAACCGCCACGTCGGCCGAATCGCTGAGGTCTTCGATCAGCAAATGCAGATCGTGCTTCAGATCCGCCGCCTCGACGTTGTGTCGACTTGGCTTTTCGGGACGATAATTCGTGATGCGGAAACAAAGGTAATCGAACGAGTACGGCCGATTGGGCTCGATCTCGCTGCAGAGCTTTTCTGCCAGAGCAGCTTGCTCGACCTTTTTTGCCTTGGGGGCAAATCGAGTCAGCTGATCACGGAGTTCCTGAATTTTTGCGTCGCGATATT
The sequence above is drawn from the Novipirellula caenicola genome and encodes:
- a CDS encoding SAM-dependent methyltransferase, with translation MMCCAYGAEKAVKASITSEGWRLAFSRPGFVTAKHDESRTPPKGIFIRTSASSLGQARGTDGASLIKTLRELLEQRYPAEFRFDQLHLWPKDRAPIGRFDFEPGIDEVSRAIAEEIYAKIAADWIRSDAPNRVAQPGEKILDVVLLEPSHWFIGTHEAETWPTRWPGGIQPIDLAEEPVSRAYYKAAEAIQWSGFEMQRGDLAVEIGSAPGGACGRLLELGMDVIGIDPAEMDPRIAQHPRFRHIVARADDLPRREFRGAKWMLVDSSVTPNQTLATVANIVTNRNSNFRGLLITLKLGDYDAAERIEAWRRKVESWGATDVQIRQLARNRCEVCFAVRLPGRHSS
- a CDS encoding amidohydrolase family protein, translated to MSIAAGQSPESPESNKNATLAAPPDAPLDGRDGRELLLRNFRPRSQLRVPAHPRTHAAFPVVDVHTHFYYKLRGNSQAIDDFVQLMDRNQIAVCVSLDGKLGSQLDAHMKELWTEHRDRFVIYANIDWQGDGAAEDPASWDCHRHGFAQRTSEKLRDAVTKGVSGLKIFKRFGLGYKNPDGSLIKIDDPRWDPIWQTCGELGIPVIIHTADPAAFFDPIDETNERWEELSRHPDWSFYGDEFPSRDSLLADRNRVIARHPQTQFIGAHMANNAEDLATVAKWLDTYPNLWVEPSSRINELGRQPYTARDFFLRYADRILFGTDGPWPEARLRYYWRFFETRDENFPYSEKVPPPQGMWTIDGIDLPEDVLKKIYHENAAKLIPGVAERLAAFRRNLPNRTPEKSRSE
- a CDS encoding serine/threonine protein kinase, with protein sequence MDRTEYQTAGGQSASQKLSLEATTPPAEVPGYRLQQFLGAGAFGQVWVGLDLNTGRSVAVKFYLHRGGVNWSLLSREVKNLVQLSADRHVVQVLEVGWDAVPPYYVMELVTGGSLEDFLEHNHQMPVTEAVDMFRKIVVGLNHCHGKGVLHCDLKPANILLSDDNEPRLADFGQSRMSHDQTPALGTLFYMAPEQADLNSSPDAQWDVYAAGAILYRLLTGTPPYRDETIVDEIDTAGSLPKRLERYREAIQKSEPPNGHFLVRGVDRMLARIVNRCLAPNPADRYENVQQILQDLNRRERTHARRPLMLLGIVGPLLVLLATGIFAARSVEHASQSTIKALRQEAFGSNQLAAKFAARTLESEIERYFQAARTETRGQELRKLLQESFNHPEMKAAREIIGSSRSSKAEKIAAREAILDAEPRLRIDRWLSERLQRYDDPSPSSRRPRFATMFITDAMGTIIGIVYDETIPRSQNSAGRNFAFRGYFHGGRNDLDPDTPPETIAPLQRAHLSAAFQSTATGLWKIAVSTPIYFTDDHSRPDAVFVATINLGDFQLLQSEQGANQIAVLIEAREGPMRGTVLQHPLMDQRREAGETLAGEKFQVDAKLIDRIMEGGDVDYRDPVSNCVDGKPYAGDWIVAMQRVELPDPESLEYPPGSEIPKETTDLLVLVQYRLSKVMAPVGKMRSVLLTEGAAAIVSILFVTIILWIFVQRTGESRVAAESVPAKDTSDRTGMTETIAV
- a CDS encoding sigma-70 family RNA polymerase sigma factor encodes the protein MHEEYRDAKIQELRDQLTRFAPKAKKVEQAALAEKLCSEIEPNRPYSFDYLCFRITNYRPEKPSRHNVEAADLKHDLHLLIEDLSDSADVAVNEFSEPVHTVDDLSRLFSVSTKTISRWRDAGLVSRRLLFGGRKRVGFLHSSVEAFIANNREKIRRGERFSQLSDDEKSEMVERARQLVEGGASLSDVTRQLSEQMNRSPETIRYTLKNFDADHQSLAIFPNHRATLTDDDKRAIFKLATQGASVSQLCKRFKRTRSSIQRILLDMRMQHVMELPLDYMYNEDFDAPARILEAREAEILAPLPEATTPPRKVRVPSGLPSYLAALYDVPLLNREQEYHLFRKMNYLKHKASRLRDSLETAGASRTAIMDQIDSLYEEAVKVKNKIVQSNLRLVVSIAKRHVASSDDFFALISDGNMSLIRAVEKFDYSRGNKFSTYASWAIMKNFARTIPSEFKHRDRFRTTTEELFLSRQDDRLDPYAEETVQRSRQRELSKILDRLDEREQKIITARFGLGRGNEPLTLKEVGDEMGVTKERIRQLEVRALMKLREAANEAKIDVELGS
- a CDS encoding SMC-Scp complex subunit ScpB, translated to MVDPNKDVDEPAEDDAQLAGEVPEVPNDELETNELEIENGELETSDEAAGSDHRTRGDDDAEDDDAEDDNAAETGDELWNDDGEELSLDDLGAAYARAAAKHDPEAFAPSEEATDAANASSEDELDAALEDEAEPEEDELVTPEAIIEGALFIGHPENKLITEQRLASLMREVTPEEVVELIAKLNQSYREADQALRIVRDDQGYRMTISPEVENVKRSFLGKIREAKLAQAAIEVLALVVYQPGITAQKVQDQRGRECGPLLNQLVRRQLLSIERKIPEEGGRAVPHYYPTERFLTLFELESLDDLPQVEEGLRGVT